Below is a genomic region from Gloeocapsa sp. DLM2.Bin57.
ACAAGAACATGATCTAATGCAGAATTTTCCATATCATAAAAAAAGCTTGATTGAATCGTAGATAGAGCCAGTATAGCAATAATTTCGACGGTTTTAAATAACTCTTGCTTTGTAATATAAAAAAAACTAATTATTTAATTTAAAATTTAAATGTTAATAGTCTTTTAATAATTTAAGTTTTAATATATGATTTTTAACATAGAATTTAATCAATGTTTAATATTATCTTCATAGACAAATGCTGATATTAAACAAATATCAAACAGATAATTTTTACTTATCTTTAGGGAAAACAAGATGCAGATAACCAATTTAATACACTTTAGAAACATCAAGGGTGATATATTTGGCGGAATCACAGCAGCGGTAGTAGCTTTACCCATGGCTTTAGCCTTCGGGGTAGCTAGTGGTGCGGGTGCGGGTGCAGGTTTATGGGGTGCGGTGTTAGTAGGCTTTTTTGCAGCCCTATTTGGGGGAACACCGACGCTAATTTCTGAACCCACAGGACCAATGACAGTGGTAATGACAGCGATTATTGCTGAGTTAACCCTAACAGCAGAAACTCCTGAGAAAGGTATGGCGATGGCTTTCACAGTAGTCATGCTAGCGGGATTATTTCAGGTGTTGTTTGGCTTGTTACGGTTGGGTAAATACATCACGATGATGCCCTATACCGTTATTTCAGGGTTTATGACGGGTATTGGTGTCATACTTATTATACTACAAACAGCACCTTTTTTAGGACAAGCTAGCCCTAAGGGTGGGGTAATAGGAACTCTGCAGAATTTACCTAATTTAATAGCGAACATTAATCCAGTAGAGACGGGATTAGCTTTAATGACTTTGGGTATCCTGTTTTTTATGCCGGCTAAATTCAAGAAATTTGTCCCACCCCAATTAGTAGCTTTAATCATTGGTACAGCGGTTTCTTTATTATTTTTCAGTAACGTAGATATCCGTCGTATTGGGGAGATTCCTACTGGTTGGCCCTCTCTACAAGTACCTACTTTTGGTGCTAGTCAGTTTAGACTGATGGTTGTTGATGCTCTAGTTTTAGGAATGCTAGGTTGTATCGATGCTTTGTTAACCTCAGTAGTAGCTGATAGTTTGACTCGTACTGAGCATAATTCTGATAAAGAGTTAATCGGTCAAGGTTTGGGTAACATAGCTTCTGGTTTGTTTGGTGGTATCGCCGGTGCTGGTGCTACTATGGGTACGGTAGTTAATATTCAATCTGGTGGACGTACCGCTTTATCTGGTATATCACGTTCTTTAATCTTGTTGGTGGTAGTGCTTTGGGCTGCACCTTTAACGGCGAGTATTCCTCTAGCAGTCTTAGCGGGTATCGCTTTTAAGGTTGGTATCAATATTATGGATTGGCAATTTCTGAAAAGAGTCCACCGTATCTCTTGGAAAGCAGCGGCTATTGTCTATGGTGTAATTGGTTTGACTGTCTTTGTGGATTTAATCGCTGCTGTGGGTGTAGGTGTATTTATCGCTAACGTGTTAACCATCGATAAACTCTCAGAATTGCGCTCTAAATCGGTTAAAACTATTACTGATGCTGATGATGAGATTGTCTTAACTCCTGAAGAAAGACAAATACTCAATGTAGCTAAAGGTCGTATTCTTTTATTCCATTTGAGTGGTCCGATGATTTTTGGAGTAGCTAAAGCGATCTCTCGTCAACATAACGCTATTAATCAGTATGACGTCTTGATTTTAGATTTAAGCGAAGTTCCTCTATTGGGTGTAACTTCTTCTTTAGCGATTGAAAATGCTGTTGGTGAAGCCGTAGATAATGGTCGTCAGGTGTTTATCGTTGGCGCAGGTGGTAAGGTTAAACGCCGTTTAGAAAGTTTGGGGATTAGTAACCTTATCCCTCCTCAGAATTGGTTGGGCGATCGCTTGGTAGCTTTACAACATAGTTTAGCGATTATCAGGGAGATAGAATCACAACCTTACGATATAGCGCCACTTTCCAAGGGAACTGGAAACCCCGCAACTGGGAACAGTTAGACTAGTTGCTAACTTATTAAATGGGTCGCCTGGGGATCGAACCCAGGGCCGATCGGTTAAAAGCCGAGTGCTCTACCGCTGAGCTAGCGACCCTTTATCTGCACACCTTTATCAGAATAACATAGCTTTTTTGAAAAAGCAAGGGTAAACTAAAAAAATAATTACCCCAAAATTAAGGATAAGCAAAAACAATGCAAGCAGAACAACTCGTTCAAATTATCTGGGCTATTTCAGCCCTATTGCTGATAGTCATGGTCTTACTACACAGTCCTAAAGGAGATGGTATCGGTGGAATTGGAGGACAAGCACAATTGTTTACTAGTGCTAAAAGTGCCGAAACTAGTCTTAACCGCATTACCTGGGTTTTAGCTGCTATATTCATTAGTTTAAGCATTATTTTGAGCGCAGGTTGGCTACGTTAATTATCAGAGTAACCCACTGGCTAGTATTGCTCATCAGTACTAGCTTGTTGGTGGCGAGTTTGAGTAAATTAATGGTTCAAGGGAAGGAATACCCGACCCTTGGGGTTCATGCTTTACCCCCTACTCTGGGAGCATGGGTGATTGATTCAAACCAGGGGGATTATTTTGAAGAGGTTAAAGTTATTCCCGTTGTCGAATATTTAATCTGGTCACAATTTCCCGTCAGAGTTTATCTAGAAGGGGGAAATGACCTCTGGAATGAAGGAGTTGTTCAGGCGATCGCTTCTTGGGGAGAATATTTACCCCTAACTCAAATAGAAGAGGAATCAGAAGCCGATATTATCATTAAGCGATCGCCTCCTAGTCCTAAAATTGAGCGTAACCCCCATACAGGTTTATTAGAGATTACCCGAGCTAGAGCAGGTCTTACTACATATAAACTCTATCTTAACCAAGGTATTCTCTCTCATCGTATGCTCATCGAGATTAATCCAGGACAAAATCAGCAAGCAGTTATTGCCACTCTTACCCATGAATTAGGACACGCTTTAGGTATTTGGGGACACAGTCAAGTAGCTACTGACGCTTTATTTTACGCTCAATCTCAGCAGTTTTCGGGTATTTCCCCTAGGGATATTAATACTTTAAAAAAAATCTACCAACAACCTACCGCTTTAGGTTGGATTCAATCTATAGAGATAGAGGGTAGCAACTCCCACCCTCAACCCTAACTTATAAAAGTCCAGTATTAGTGCCTGGTTTACCAGTTGCCAGTTCAACTTTAACAATTTTACCGCCCATTTTCATAATTCTTTGTTGTTCAGTGAACCAATTCTCATAGGGAACGAGCTTAGTAAAATAAGTATTTTGTAACTCTCTTTGAGTACGGATTCTGGTTTGACTTGGAACACAAGCGGTTACCTTAAACATACGCATGGTGGTTTTTCTCCTTGTTGATATGGTTATTTTTTATGTAGAGATAAAACAAAGGTCGGGAGTCTAACCTAAATACCAGATCTACAAAACTCATCTTCATAAGCAAAGACTAAGCTTTTCAAGAGCTAGCACTCACTTTAGACTTCCCGACCCTCTATCTTAATCGAGAAAGAGCGAGTTACGTCTCAAGCTTCTAGCTTAAGCCAGAGCTGATGTAATCAAAGTAAACGCCCATTTCTTTACCAGCATCAGGACCTACTAAGCTAGCGGTTACTTCTTTCATCGCTTGGATAGCTTGCACGGTAGAAGAGATAGGTACACCTAAAGAGTTATAGGTTTCTTTTAAACCATTGAGTACGCGCTCATCTAGGATAGAAGGATCTCCTGCTAACATAGCGTAGGTAGCGTAACGTAGATAGTAATCTAAGTCGCGGATACAAGCTGCGTAACGACGAGTGGTGTACATATTGCCACCGGGACGAGTCACATCAGAGTATAGTAAAGATTTAGCTACAGCTTCTTTAACGATGGTAGCAGCATTAGCGCTGATTACGCTAGCAGCACGAACTCGTAATTGACCAGTTTGGAAATAGCTTTTTAGCTTATCTAGAGCTGTGGAATCAAGGTATTTACCTTGTACGTCAGCACTGTTAATAACAGAGGTAATAGCGTCTTGCATGATTTTCTCCTAATTTGAAGGTTTTGCTTAGGTAAAGAGTTGATTGGACCAGTGTAAATTACTGCATAGCTCCAATAACGTAGTCAAAGTATGCTCCCGCTTCTGATGCGTCGTCAGCGGACATTTGACCGATCGCTACATCTTTCATCTCACGTACACTTTGAGCTACCGCTTCAATAGGAGTACCTAGAGATTTGTACATTTCACGAACACCTACTAAGCCGATTTCTTCGATAGGAGTTACATCTCCTGCTACGATACCATAAGTAATAAGACGTAGGTAGTAGTCCATATCACGAAGACAGGTAGCGGTCATTTCTTCGCCGTAAGCGTTTCCACCAGGAGAAACTACATCAGGACGTTTTTGGAATAGTTGATCGCCTGCTTGTCTAATGATTCTTTCGCGAGATTCGGTTAAAGTTTGGGCGATGCGTAAACGGCTTTCACCACCTGTTACAAATGCTTTGATTCTATCTAGTTCACCGGGGCTGAGATAGCGAGCTTCAGCATCAGCATTCACGATTGACTTCGTGACGATACTCATGGATAAATTCCTCCGTAAAAAAGAGATTTAACTTAAAAATCAAACCAGAGTGATTAAAACTGGTTGTTATATCAACAAGATCTTTGAGTTAGTTAGTCAACTATACCCTAGATTGGTTACTTATTTTTCACCAATTTGGCGGGACTCAAAAAAACCTCATCGCAATCATTTTGCGATATTATGTCCATCTTTGCTATGATCTCTTAACATTTTTTAACATATTTTTCAGAAACAGTAAAATACACTGTAACAATTATATAAATGTAAATGAAGGTAAACAGAAAAATCTCCCAGTCTAGTTAAA
It encodes:
- a CDS encoding photosystem I reaction center subunit XII, which gives rise to MRMFKVTACVPSQTRIRTQRELQNTYFTKLVPYENWFTEQQRIMKMGGKIVKVELATGKPGTNTGLL
- a CDS encoding SulP family inorganic anion transporter — its product is MQITNLIHFRNIKGDIFGGITAAVVALPMALAFGVASGAGAGAGLWGAVLVGFFAALFGGTPTLISEPTGPMTVVMTAIIAELTLTAETPEKGMAMAFTVVMLAGLFQVLFGLLRLGKYITMMPYTVISGFMTGIGVILIILQTAPFLGQASPKGGVIGTLQNLPNLIANINPVETGLALMTLGILFFMPAKFKKFVPPQLVALIIGTAVSLLFFSNVDIRRIGEIPTGWPSLQVPTFGASQFRLMVVDALVLGMLGCIDALLTSVVADSLTRTEHNSDKELIGQGLGNIASGLFGGIAGAGATMGTVVNIQSGGRTALSGISRSLILLVVVLWAAPLTASIPLAVLAGIAFKVGINIMDWQFLKRVHRISWKAAAIVYGVIGLTVFVDLIAAVGVGVFIANVLTIDKLSELRSKSVKTITDADDEIVLTPEERQILNVAKGRILLFHLSGPMIFGVAKAISRQHNAINQYDVLILDLSEVPLLGVTSSLAIENAVGEAVDNGRQVFIVGAGGKVKRRLESLGISNLIPPQNWLGDRLVALQHSLAIIREIESQPYDIAPLSKGTGNPATGNS
- the apcB gene encoding allophycocyanin subunit beta, with protein sequence MQDAITSVINSADVQGKYLDSTALDKLKSYFQTGQLRVRAASVISANAATIVKEAVAKSLLYSDVTRPGGNMYTTRRYAACIRDLDYYLRYATYAMLAGDPSILDERVLNGLKETYNSLGVPISSTVQAIQAMKEVTASLVGPDAGKEMGVYFDYISSGLS
- the secG gene encoding preprotein translocase subunit SecG, whose product is MQAEQLVQIIWAISALLLIVMVLLHSPKGDGIGGIGGQAQLFTSAKSAETSLNRITWVLAAIFISLSIILSAGWLR
- a CDS encoding allophycocyanin, whose product is MSIVTKSIVNADAEARYLSPGELDRIKAFVTGGESRLRIAQTLTESRERIIRQAGDQLFQKRPDVVSPGGNAYGEEMTATCLRDMDYYLRLITYGIVAGDVTPIEEIGLVGVREMYKSLGTPIEAVAQSVREMKDVAIGQMSADDASEAGAYFDYVIGAMQ
- a CDS encoding peptidase — protein: MVQGKEYPTLGVHALPPTLGAWVIDSNQGDYFEEVKVIPVVEYLIWSQFPVRVYLEGGNDLWNEGVVQAIASWGEYLPLTQIEEESEADIIIKRSPPSPKIERNPHTGLLEITRARAGLTTYKLYLNQGILSHRMLIEINPGQNQQAVIATLTHELGHALGIWGHSQVATDALFYAQSQQFSGISPRDINTLKKIYQQPTALGWIQSIEIEGSNSHPQP